A window of Zingiber officinale cultivar Zhangliang chromosome 5A, Zo_v1.1, whole genome shotgun sequence contains these coding sequences:
- the LOC121979909 gene encoding probable protein S-acyltransferase 22: protein MVFALLLLILQWAVGMLVLILCFVERRRFSAEIVSKLGSSFSLAPFIIVVAVCTLLAMVATLPVAQLFFFHILLIKKGISTYDYIIALREQDQEQEQLAVGGQQSPQMSQVSSFTGLSSTTSFHNGASGLERASLNVLGCISDIKVMKFDPNDFSTLALLLRHGSSL, encoded by the exons aTGGTGTTTGCTCTTCTCTTG CTTATTCTGCAGTGGGCTGTTGGGATGCTTGTGCTGATACTGTGTTTTGTTGAGAGAAGGAGATTTTCTGCTGAAATTGTTTCAAAGCTGGGTAGTAGCTTTTCCTTGGCACCCTTTATCATTGTGGTG GCTGTGTGCACTTTATTAGCCATGGTTGCTACTCTTCCAGTTGCACAACTTTTCTTCTTccatattcttttaataaaaaag GGAATCAGCACCTATGATTACATTATTGCTTTGAGGGAGCAAGATCAGGAGCAGGAGCAACTTGCTGTTGGTGGGCAGCAAAGTCCGCAAATGTCCCAAGTGAGCTCTTTTACTGGACTAAGCAGCACCA cttcttttCACAATGGGgcatcgggactagagagagcttcacttaatgttcttgggtgCATTTCTGACATAAAAGTCATGAAGTTCGACCCGaatgatttctcaactctagcccttTTGCTCCGAcatggctcttcactttga